The following is a genomic window from Spirosoma foliorum.
GTGCGGACGATGGCATCGTCCACATTCAGGATGCCAGTGGCCAGCAAACATCCCTGCCCCTAGACCGCATGGAGCAATTCGATGTGTACCGAGCGGGCGAAATCGCGCTGGCCAAAGGTGATAAAGTACGCATTACCCGCAATGGATATGATGCAAACAAAAAACGGCTGACGAACGGGCAGATGTTGGAGGTGATCGCCATTGAGCCGAATGGGGCTTTGCGCCTACACAACAAGGCCAGCAAAGCCACCTACACCGTTCCGACTCAATTTGGTCATATCGCCCACGGCTATTGCCTGACTTCACATGCCGCACAGGGCAAGACCGTCGATGAGGTGTTTATCGCCCAACCGGCCAGCACCTTTGCCGCTACCAACCTCAACCAATTCTATGTGTCGGTGTCACGGGCGCGAGATGGTGTGCATATCTATACAGATGATAAAGCTGCTTTATTAGCTCATGCCTCTGCATTGGGGGATCGTCTGTCCGCATTGGAACTGGTGAAACACAGGAAGGCCAAACGAAATGCTATCGAGCAGATGATCAGAACGGCGCGGCCTGTATCTCCGAAAGTGCAGCCGGTCCTCAAGCGTATGGAAACACCAGATAAGCCTAAGGTCATTCAGCGAAAGCCGGTTCCGCATGCACCCCGTCCAATACTTTAAAGCGAATTTCGCACAAGAGAAGCTAATGGAAACAACTAGTGATTGCTCAACAGGTTACAATGCTGGTAGCACTGAATTGCATGAGACCGATAGTAGTGTGCGTAATCTCTGCTTCGTGTGGGAAGACGGACGACGGGCGTTTTTTAATTACGCTTATCTGATATCGGGCGATTTGGTCGTAACCGATACATTGAATATGATGATGCTTTATTTCAGCGGACAAATTGTGACCTTAAAAGGATACCGTTTAGACTTACTATTCGATTTACTGTTGGCCCATATACCTAAAACCATTACTGCTAGCAATCCGCGCTATCGACTGGAAGCTGAGGCCTCGTTTGCTCAGGTGGCTGAAATAATAGTCAAAAGCGAGTAATATAGATTTCATTCAAAAACACATATCAGGTAGCGGTCAGTAAACAGCCGAATGGTAAATGTGGGATCAGTTAAGAAACGGATAATACGGACATGAAAAGAGCCAAATGCCTACCAACTGACTCTATCTCACGCAATATCCTAACGAATAGCTTCATAGCAATAGGCACTAAGACCTGTTGTGGCCATCACCCGGCCTTTCTCCCCCTCTTTACCGGGTAAAATTGTGCAGGTGCCATAAAACCAAGCGCCTGAATTGACCGTTTCATCAGGAGAAACGACTTTCCACAAATGCTTGCCAGTTGTGGCATCGATAGCATGCAACCGGCCATCGCCACCACCCAAGAAATAAATAACGTTATTTAGATAACTAATTGGACTGCTCGTACCAGCACTTTTTTCTTGCCACACTTGCTGGCCCGTCTGCGCATCTAAACAGTAGGTGTAGGTATCCTCGCAGTTAGCAAATAGTTTATCGTTGACAATAATAAAGCCTGAAGACCCAAACCCTTGCGGGAATGATTTAACCCAAATTTCGCGTCCGGTCATTAAATCATGGCAGTGAAGACTTCGGCCTGAGGCATGATAAACTTTATTTTGATACAACCTTGCATGTGTTATGTTGGTATTCGCCGAAGCTTGGTTTAAGTTGCTGCGGTTATAAACCCATACGTTCCTGGTCAAATTATATAAGCCCATTGCGGAACGATACTGATAGCCTTCAAGGGCGGGGTCCATATACAACACGCATAGGAGGGTATCTTGATTTAATGTCAGGGGAATAATCCGCTTGATCCAACCATTCTGCCCGCTATTATCCTGCTTTCCGGTTAGATCATATTGAGGCTTAATAAGTTCTTTTTCCAGATTATTCGTCAGCACATTCCCCATGTATAAAATATCCCCCTGGTTCGATGTGGGTGGATAACCTGCATTAAAATAGAAATTACCAATACCACCAACCTGAGGGCTACGAAGCAGATTTTGTTGATGCTTCCAAAAAGTCGTTCCATTTTGAAGATTCAAACAGTACGTATTGCCACCATGCAAAAACGTTACTCGGTCATCTTTTTGATAATAGTCGCCCT
Proteins encoded in this region:
- a CDS encoding outer membrane protein assembly factor BamB family protein — encoded protein: MIKSLFVLGSLFLGVFSCHKQEDSVFDSTGVVIKLPQLWKTSLSNNGALVEVVSEAQVTDSRGNFLVGANRDNNRYLVSLNSVTGHIEWEWSDLLPASANATIKDPLSINEGDYYQKDDRVTFLHGGNTYCLNLQNGTTFWKHQQNLLRSPQVGGIGNFYFNAGYPPTSNQGDILYMGNVLTNNLEKELIKPQYDLTGKQDNSGQNGWIKRIIPLTLNQDTLLCVLYMDPALEGYQYRSAMGLYNLTRNVWVYNRSNLNQASANTNITHARLYQNKVYHASGRSLHCHDLMTGREIWVKSFPQGFGSSGFIIVNDKLFANCEDTYTYCLDAQTGQQVWQEKSAGTSSPISYLNNVIYFLGGGDGRLHAIDATTGKHLWKVVSPDETVNSGAWFYGTCTILPGKEGEKGRVMATTGLSAYCYEAIR